Within Vicia villosa cultivar HV-30 ecotype Madison, WI linkage group LG1, Vvil1.0, whole genome shotgun sequence, the genomic segment ATAGAAGCAAACGTCATAATGCTTTCGTCACTTAACCATGAATTACAACCCAACACCAGATACTTCAATTGAGGGTATACACCAGAGTCTATACAAGAATTTGTATTATGTATACTCTCCCGTCCAATAGCTTTCATTTTGATCTCGCCAAGTGTAGGACAGTTTCTAACAAGTGCAAACAATGTTGATTGTGTGAGCTTCTTACATTTGTTAAGATTTATAGACACCAAATCACTAAGAAATAATGACAATTCATCAACATGTTCATCATTTAAGAAACTAGCATTTTGAAGATCCAAATGTTGTATATGTTGACACTTGGATAATAAATTAAAGATTCCAACATAGCTATAGCCGGTGCAACGTTGGAGGACAATTCTCCTCAGAGGCAGACCTTCCCTTGCAATATTGGATAACAACTCATCGGAGATATTAAGAAAAAACAAATCAAGACAAGTCAAACTCTTCAAACGCACCAAAGAGTCAATGAAAGGTGGAGTAATAGTTCTAAATCTGGAAAAGGAGAAAGACCTCAATGAAGGTCTCTCAGAGAGAGCTAACGCCATGCCTGCAATAGTTATTTTAAAACACCAATACAAGTTGGCCTCTTCTAGATGCTTGCAATTCTTAAAcaaatggaaaattattttaTCGTTGATATAACTATGACTAGAGAGGTTAACCTTACGGAGTTTGACAAGTGCTAGTGTAAGTGCTTCTAGCTTTTTGAGGTATTTACCGCGGCATTTTTCGGGATTACTGAGGTCGAGTTCTTCGAGTAAAGGGAAACAATCGGCAATGAGTAAGAGGTCCGTGGTCTTGATAGAATGTAAGTTGGAACAAGTGAGAGAAGTCAAGGTTGTAATATTTTTGGAGAAAATTCTCAATCCATTGGCAGGAATTGTGGGTTTATCGGAGAGATTGAGTGATTTAAGGTTGAGTTGAAAACAAGAGATTTGAGAGAGAAACATGTTGAGGTCACCGTGGAAGCAGGTAAGGTTGAGGGATATGAGATTGGTGAATCTTTGGAAAAGGTTAGGGAGGAATGGATAGTAGAGAGTGAGAGAGAATCGAAGACGGTTAGTGATGGAGAGGAACTGTTTTGAGACAGTTGAGAGAAGCTTGAAattgtcttcatcatcttctttgaGGAATTTAAAGACCAATTCCCAACACTCATCTGGTAAATAAAGAAATTCTTGTTTTGAAAATTTGAGagattttcttttgctttttcatATTGATTGGAAGAACTTTGTGATGGTTTTGGCTGAGGGGTTACGTTAGGTTATGAACTTGAAGAAggttttataaaaacaaaaaaaaaatttagttgcAATACAAATTGGTTGCAAAGTTTGTTTTAAGCTTACGGAAAAATAGGTTATTAAAACCTTCCATaccaaataaaacaaaataaaatctctTCGTAACACAATTATTTATTGTTGCATTTCTATTAGATCAATTTACTATCAATTTgtcaaataaaatttatttaaaatctaTTATTTCTTTTCAGTCATTATTATAAATATCAAAtttaatctttaaaaaatttTAGTACTCTTTCTATATAATTATAGTAAATAACATTAAAGTATAAGATGCTTATACATTTaatctttaaaataatattaaaatttattatttctctTCCATCACTATAATacataaatttgatttttttttgttttaatatatctAGTTTATGTCTTTTTTTAAGAAACTAAAATGATATATTAAGCACCCAAAAAATCCTTCCAGCATAATAAACCGAAACAACTAAAATACCAGAAGAATTACAAATATAAAGTCACATCAACACTCTGAACAAAAACCGCAACAACTAATACAAACCAAAATCTATAAGCCACTATCTATATTATACATTGCATAGGATATATCCTCCAATTCTGGTAATCAACAGTAAACGATTGGAAATAAGATTCCAACAATCGGAAGGAATATAGTTTAACCTTTTCACAAATAGAAATCAACGATTGAGTAATGTTTTGGAAACGTTATAGAAAATAGAAAGATTGCAGTTTAACCTTTTTGCGAAATTATTGCTAACGTCAGTGGCGGAGCCAAGAATTTTAGACAGCCTGGGCAAAAACattacaccattgattattcatcCGTTTTAATTTTGAcaccttatttttactaattttgtccctaattttgcccctgattttatataaaaatggACTATTAAATTTGGgggaatacaaagaaaataggacTACTAAATTTGCGATTTTATGCTTCTCATATTTCCTACAAAGCTATTTAAGTTAAGTGCAGGCCCATAACattaaacaaaccctaaaaaattaaaACTTCTAGTTTTATTCtgaacaaaccctaaaaggttaaAACTTCTAATTTTATTCtaaacaaaccctattttaaatagttaaaatacttcattctaaacaaaccctaaaaaattaaaACTTCTAATTTTACatgtaaaaaaataaatgtaaaactACTCCATAACTTTATAACCAGGAATAGTAATCCCTCAAATATTAGGCTGCACCAAAGTTTCTAAAATAAAAgggattttagttaaaataataagaataaaagtggaagaaaaaaatcttattaattataatttttaagctAAAACATTATTTAAAACGGTGTTTGAAAAGTAAATTATAAATTAGTAAATTAAGTTTTTAACTCATAATGAAAAAACCGTCAtcaaacatttttttattatcatacgaGCTTGGAAATATGAGTGAGAATAGGTTAGGCTttgttaaatatatataaaaaaagattaatgaaattaaatttttattttcattgacTTATTCATGTTTACTTATTagtatatgttttgtgatattatttttattataaaacttatgaaaacaactttaAATACATTGTAAaagtttttcaatttattttcataagtttttcaaaataactaaacattatttttcttattttaattcaaaatacaaataaaatataataataataataataaagtttttcagaattatttaaatatatttgataagtttaaaatataacttTAGTGGACtagttttttttagttaaataaacttataaaaaatttaaatcttttttagttgaatctattctattttaaaaaatttgactGAGTCAGTTTAAGTTAAGTGTAGGCCCATAACATTaaacaaaccctgaaaaattaAAATTCTACTTTTATtctaaacaaaccctaaaaagttaaAACTTCTAATTTTATTCTAAACAAATCCTattttaaatagttaaaatatttcattttaaacaaaacctAAAAAACTAAAACTTCTAGTTTTATtctaaacaaaccctaaaaggttaaAACTTCTAATTTTATTCtaaacaaaccctattttaaatagttaaaatatttcaTTCTAAACAAACCCTAACAAATTAAAACTTATAATTTTACAAGTAAATAAATAGATGTAAACCTAGTCCATAACTTTATAACCAGGAATAATAATCCCTCAAACATTCTACAATTCCAacatgaagagaaaaagaaactctctcaaatcaaaatcaacaatgCCCATGGCTGCTGCTTCTTCTTTGTCATCCATACAAACTAAAAGCAAAGAAGCAGCTACGTTTTCAAGTAATGTTTACTTACTAGATGAATGTTGGGAATATATCTTCAAATTCCTTATCAACCACGATACCGAGTACACTCACCGTCGCTACGTTCAACTGAAGCCTCTTTCCCTCGTGTCCAAACAGTTCCTCTCCGTCACAAACCGTCTTCGATCATCTCTCACTGTCTATAATCCAGCATGCCAGTTCTTCCATAGATTCTCCAACATCGCCTCCCTCGATCTATCCTACTACATTGGTGGTGATATCGACGATCTTCTCATCCAAGTCTCTCGTTTTCCATTGAGAATCACATCACTCAATATCTCAAACCAACTCAGGATTCCAGCAAAGGGATTGCGAGCTTTCTCCGAAAACATTACGACTTTGACATCTCTGGTATGTTCCAACATTGCTACTCTCATTTATACCCACATGGTATTCGTTGCCGAATGCTTCCCTCTCCTCGAAGAACTTGACTTCAGTAAagctaaaaattttaaatttgacaAAACCGCCTCCTTCCCTGCAGAGGCTCTTTCGTTGGCACTGCCCAAACTCCGCAAAGTTAACTTGTCTCGTAATTCCTATATCTCCAACGAAATACTTTTCCACCTGTGCAAGAACTGTAAGCTTCTTAAAGAGGTTATCGTCATTAAATGTAATTGCATAACCATTTCTGACATTGCAGCTGATCTCCACGAGAGGCCAACGTTGAGCTCTTTAACTTATTCAGCAAACTATTCTGACCGCCTTACTTCATCTTTTATTGACACTTTGCTGAGTTTGAAGGGTTTGACTTCACTTGATTTGTTCATTTTGAGAATATCCGATGAAATGCTCTCCTCTATTGCAATGGTGGGTCTTCCTTTGACAAGGCTTGGTCTCCGAAATTGTTCAGGCTGTAGTTATACTGGAATATTTTCTTTCCTATCCGAGTGTTCAAgtatacaacatttgaatctTGAACGTGCTTATTTTCTAAATAATCAACATGTTGCCGAGTTGTCTTTATTTCTGGATGATTTGATCTCTATAAACCTTCGTCATTGCGATAAACTCACAGAATCAGCCTTGTTTGCACTTGTTAGGAACTGTCCTTCACTTATTGAGATCAATATGGAATGGACATCTATTGGAAAAGAGAGAGTAAGGAATTCTAATTCTTCAATGGATTGTATTGTAAACTCTCAATTAAAGTCTCTCTATTTGGGTCATTGTCAGGAGTTAGGAGATGAAACCATCATAAGGTTTGCTTCCATTTTCTCCAATTTGCAGCTGCTTGATTTGAATTCTTGCGAACTTATATCTGATGAAGGTATTGATCAAGTTTTAAGGAAAGTTTATAACATTAGACATTTGAAGTTAGCCCGTTCTTCAAGAGAAGAGCTATTTGTTGGAATGAACTTTGAACTTCCTAACTTGGAGGTGTTGAATTTGTCATATACAACTGTTGAGGATGAAACACTTTATGCAATCTCAAAGCGTTGTCGTGGGCTTTTGCAATTGGACCTTCAAGATTGTCGTTATGTCACACAGAAAGGAGTGAAAGATGTGCTTGAAAACTGCACACAACTAAGAGAGATCAATTTGTGGAATTGTTATAATGTGGATGGTGATGTTTGCTCAATGTTATTGTCAAGCCTATCTTTAAGAAAGATAATTGCTCCATCTCATTTTCGTTTCACTAGAGGAACTATGAAACTCTTTTCACATCATGGATGCCATGTTAAGATAATTGCTCCGTACCACTTTTTAGAAGATTGAACTCTTaaatgtaagttatttttttcaaCTTTAATTCTACGAGTGTTACATGCAATTTTTAATTGTATTGCTTTTCATCactttgttttgaattattatattACTTTGATAAGATTTGTGTATGCCTCATACATTGTGCTGCAGGAGAAGCTAACATCAATCACAATAAAATCGGAGATTTTTCTATATCGGTTGGTTGAAATTGAAAATCTGAAAGGAAGAAGgcacaaattttattttctttttccagTGGATAGAATACCAAAAAAGTTGTGCTTCTTGTTTTGAAGACAAGTTTTGTTTTTCTCATAGTTATTCAGTATAAGTTTtgaatgtttaatttttttattaatgttttcaagCTTACAtctttaaataaagaaaaatgttTAGTTTTTTTATCATAGATTACATTAACATTCTCTCTGCCTACAACTAATTATATCATTCTTGTTTACTTTTGGCTGATCAACAGTGACCAAATCCTATTCTCCAAACTTTGCATTGTATATTTAACTTATTTCTTGTCAACCATAACATCATCACTTTCAATTCTTCATGTAAACCTTATAGATTGGTATAACACTTTCACGAAAGCTAGACTAAAAGCACTTATTGTCTTAACCAAATCTTGACAAGTCATGGAGGATGAAACTACAAGAATATTTTGCTCATCATTGTGTGTGATGTTAATGAAACCAAAGGAAGAGGCATAGAGTTTGCCATTAGAAGTTTGTGAAAAGCATTCTCTAGCTTGTCTAGGGCAGTGCTTATACTTCCTCTATCGAAGTGCGCACTGTTCTCCGTGATATGCAATTCTTGCAATATTTCAATTGGAATTaactgttgttttgttttgtaacaACTTAAAATCACTCTTCAATCAACCTGATGATTGGGAGCATGTCTTTTCATTCCTCGACGGCTACTTTAACTCTCTATTCCGAGTTTCTAAACACTTCCTCTCCATCACCATCCGACTCACATTATCTATCAACATTTCTCATCCATCACATTCTTTACTATCATATCTCTTCCATAAGTTCTACAACCTTAATTCCCTTGAAATCAGGTTCCACTCCCTTGATCTCGATGCAGACATTGTTTTAGCTCTCTGTGACAGATTAACATTGAAATCCTTATCTATTGCCTGGATTGAATTAAATCACGTTACTTCACAGTACATTGACTCATTTGTGAGTTTGAAGGGTTTGAATTCTCTTAAATTTTACCGTTCGAAAATTTTAGATGATTTGCTTTACTCTATTGCAAGAGAAGGTCTTCCGTTGAAGAGCTTTGTTCTTGAAGAATGTATCAGCTATAGTTATAATGTAATTAATTGTTTGCTTCCATTTTCCCCAACTTGGAGTTTATTGATTTGACATATTGTGATAAGTTGAGAGGCAATGATATTATCTCAAAGATTTTATCAAGGCTATCATTAAAAAAAGATAAATGCTCCATCTCATTTTTGTTTTAGTGACATAAATAGAGAACTCTTATGGAATCAGGGATGTTTCGTTGGCTAGTTATGGATGTTTTGTTTGCAAAGTTTTAACTCTTAAATATaagatattttttctttttagattTGTTTCTATGAGAAGTGACTTTTTTCTAGAATATCAATTAACAAATTAAATGTCATTTGGTTGATGATAATCATCTAAATATAGTGCTAGAGTTTTATATtaaagttttaaattttaatatttttctctaCTCTTCCTTAAATTATACTACCTgcaaaatatttttgttataatctataatataagaaaattagtggTTCTGGTTTTTACAAAACTACCCATCCTTATTTTTTTTACACCTATTAAAATTGTTGGTTTTTTGGTCTATCCACACAATTGTCCattataatcttaatattttattcaactatattataacttactttaataattttttttctctcttcaccTTTTTAGTTTTCTACCCTAATCTCTCTATACTCCATTTActttttataaaatcatatttatgattcaaaaatttaattcaaaaatggtatacgtgaaaaaatttatttttatatacgaaaatttactatttatcTAGATAATTTTTGTAAAcgttacctaaacataaataatatttgtatacgggaaaaattctctaatttatctaaatatttttctatataaaaaatggtatttatgatccaaaatttttttatccaaaaatggtatacggaaaaaaaaatctattattgatctaaatatttttatatacaaaaatttactattgaaatagatatttttgtaaacgttacctagacataaataatatttgtatacgggaaaaaaatctataattgatataaatattttttatatgaaaaatggtatttatgatccaaaaaaatttaattcaaaaaggtatacgggaaagaaatctattatttatctaaatatttttatatatgaaaaatttactattgatccaaatatttttgtatatgatacttaaacataaataatattcgtATACAGGAAATaatcttttattgatctaaatatttttctatatgaaaaatggtatttatgatccaaaaattttaattaaaaatggtatacgggaaaaaatatactattgatttaaatatttttatatacgaaaatttactattgattcaaatatttttataattgatacctaaacataaataatatttaaatacgggaaaaatctattattgatctaaatattttaatatacgaaaaatagtatttatgatcctaaatttttttattcaaaaatggtatacgggaaaaaatctattattgatctaaaaatttttgtatacgaaaatttactattgatctaga encodes:
- the LOC131651532 gene encoding uncharacterized protein LOC131651532; translation: KSKRKSLKFSKQEFLYLPDECWELVFKFLKEDDEDNFKLLSTVSKQFLSITNRLRFSLTLYYPFLPNLFQRFTNLISLNLTCFHGDLNMFLSQISCFQLNLKSLNLSDKPTIPANGLRIFSKNITTLTSLTCSNLHSIKTTDLLLIADCFPLLEELDLSNPEKCRGKYLKKLEALTLALVKLRKVNLSSHSYINDKIIFHLFKNCKHLEEANLYWCFKITIAGMALALSERPSLRSFSFSRFRTITPPFIDSLVRLKSLTCLDLFFLNISDELLSNIAREGLPLRRIVLQRCTGYSYVGIFNLLSKCQHIQHLDLQNASFLNDEHVDELSLFLSDLVSINLNKCKKLTQSTLFALVRNCPTLGEIKMKAIGRESIHNTNSCIDSGVYPQLKYLVLGCNSWLSDESIMTFASIFPNLQLLDLKDCHNISEEGIGQVLRRCFKIKQLNLTHCSNVKTFGLNFGVSKLEVLNLSFTGGYVTEKGVKHVIDNCTHLREINLGCCDNMHSKFVASMVVLRPSLRKITTPRHCYLSKKERKVFSYHGCLICQH
- the LOC131651540 gene encoding uncharacterized protein LOC131651540, translated to MPMAAASSLSSIQTKSKEAATFSSNVYLLDECWEYIFKFLINHDTEYTHRRYVQLKPLSLVSKQFLSVTNRLRSSLTVYNPACQFFHRFSNIASLDLSYYIGGDIDDLLIQVSRFPLRITSLNISNQLRIPAKGLRAFSENITTLTSLVCSNIATLIYTHMVFVAECFPLLEELDFSKAKNFKFDKTASFPAEALSLALPKLRKVNLSRNSYISNEILFHLCKNCKLLKEVIVIKCNCITISDIAADLHERPTLSSLTYSANYSDRLTSSFIDTLLSLKGLTSLDLFILRISDEMLSSIAMVGLPLTRLGLRNCSGCSYTGIFSFLSECSSIQHLNLERAYFLNNQHVAELSLFLDDLISINLRHCDKLTESALFALVRNCPSLIEINMEWTSIGKERVRNSNSSMDCIVNSQLKSLYLGHCQELGDETIIRFASIFSNLQLLDLNSCELISDEGIDQVLRKVYNIRHLKLARSSREELFVGMNFELPNLEVLNLSYTTVEDETLYAISKRCRGLLQLDLQDCRYVTQKGVKDVLENCTQLREINLWNCYNVDGDVCSMLLSSLSLRKIIAPSHFRFTRGTMKLFSHHGCHVKIIAPYHFLED